In Microvenator marinus, one genomic interval encodes:
- a CDS encoding DUF1552 domain-containing protein — MIRNRGLTRRTFLRGLAGSALALPLLEMNLARSAFAQDIMSADGFPKRFIYFFHPNGTIQDSWWPTAGGSTREFQMSRILEPLEMMKHKLIIPKGIELKSGSGAVGPGEPHQRGMGTLLSGYPLQEGSFVGGDGSLAGWGGGETLDQILADHIGAQTPFGSIQLGVRSDTTSPTAEVRTRISYRAAGEPLPPINEPRVVFDQLFSDFATAPDELQEVRARRKSVLDAVRDQFSTLNTRAGYADRLRLEQHMEIIRDLEVRLQSEGVSGQACYAPERPEELNADHEDTMPEISELQIDLLVMAMACDLTRVGSIQYSNAKNHIRFPWLESLGDGHQLSHAGPSNTRAHEEWIARDRWFASQFNYLLTKLDAIQEGDGTMLDNTVILWINELSQGNTHSQNNMPFVLAGSGGGFFDVGQYIDFGNVSHTDLLVNVQHCFGIDSEVFGDPRFCNGPLAGITR; from the coding sequence ATGATTCGTAACCGTGGCCTCACTAGACGCACATTCTTGAGAGGACTTGCCGGCTCAGCTCTGGCTCTGCCGCTCCTCGAAATGAACCTCGCGCGCAGTGCATTCGCTCAAGATATCATGAGCGCGGATGGGTTCCCGAAGCGCTTCATCTACTTCTTCCATCCGAACGGAACCATCCAAGACTCTTGGTGGCCGACCGCCGGCGGGTCAACTCGTGAATTCCAGATGTCTCGGATTCTCGAGCCCCTTGAGATGATGAAGCATAAGCTCATCATCCCAAAGGGAATCGAACTCAAATCGGGGTCGGGCGCAGTAGGCCCAGGCGAGCCTCATCAACGCGGCATGGGCACGCTTCTGAGCGGTTATCCGCTACAAGAAGGAAGCTTTGTCGGTGGTGATGGCTCGCTCGCCGGTTGGGGTGGCGGAGAGACTCTCGACCAGATACTCGCCGACCATATCGGGGCCCAAACCCCGTTTGGAAGCATTCAACTCGGTGTCAGATCCGACACGACGTCGCCCACGGCTGAGGTCCGCACTCGTATCAGCTACCGCGCCGCTGGAGAGCCCTTGCCTCCCATCAACGAGCCGCGCGTCGTGTTTGACCAACTTTTCTCCGATTTTGCCACGGCTCCCGACGAACTTCAGGAGGTTCGGGCCCGCAGAAAGTCTGTGCTCGACGCGGTGCGCGACCAATTCTCCACGCTCAACACAAGGGCCGGCTACGCCGACCGATTGCGCCTTGAGCAGCACATGGAGATCATCCGAGATTTGGAGGTTCGCCTGCAAAGCGAGGGCGTGAGCGGCCAGGCCTGTTACGCGCCCGAGCGCCCCGAAGAGCTCAACGCCGACCACGAAGATACAATGCCGGAGATCTCAGAACTTCAGATCGACCTGCTTGTGATGGCCATGGCCTGTGACCTGACGCGCGTCGGCTCGATACAGTACTCAAATGCAAAGAACCACATCCGTTTCCCCTGGCTCGAAAGCTTAGGTGACGGACACCAGCTCTCTCATGCTGGACCGTCCAACACGCGAGCCCACGAAGAGTGGATCGCACGTGATCGGTGGTTCGCGTCGCAGTTCAACTATCTCTTGACCAAACTCGACGCCATCCAAGAGGGCGACGGCACCATGTTGGACAACACGGTCATCCTCTGGATCAACGAGCTGAGCCAGGGCAATACCCACTCGCAAAATAACATGCCCTTTGTGCTCGCGGGCTCAGGTGGTGGCTTCTTCGACGTGGGTCAGTACATCGATTTCGGAAATGTGTCGCACACCGACCTGCTGGTGAATGTGCAACACTGTTTTGGAATTGATTCCGAGGTCTTTGGAGACCCGCGATTCTGCAACGGTCCCCTTGCGGGAATCACGCGCTAG
- a CDS encoding ABC transporter ATP-binding protein produces MIEVKGLTRYYGNLAAVRDVEFSIPEHVIVGFLGLNGAGKSTVLKMLAGLVQPSDGSVKLSGENIETESEGFRRHIGYLPEDPPLHKDMRVDEFLIWCGEMRGMSKSDAMARLPGVIKTCQLEPVKERVIQELSHGFKKRVGIAQAIIHKPKLVILDEPISGLDPVQIVEMREVLKSLKTECTVLVSSHILSEISQTCDRILVLHQGKIVADGTEVELRGKMEANTSFEVILRATREDVDKVLSEFAELKVIESQVLEDGLLRMLLGSDQDRREEVIKALVTSDIGVRMVKDAASTELESVFLGLTKEAA; encoded by the coding sequence ATGATCGAGGTCAAAGGTCTCACCAGGTATTACGGCAACTTGGCGGCTGTTCGAGATGTGGAATTTAGCATCCCCGAACACGTGATCGTTGGTTTTCTCGGACTCAACGGGGCCGGGAAGTCCACGGTGCTAAAGATGTTGGCGGGCCTGGTTCAACCAAGTGATGGGAGTGTGAAGCTCTCGGGTGAAAATATTGAGACGGAGTCAGAAGGGTTTCGTCGTCATATCGGCTACTTACCTGAGGACCCTCCGCTGCACAAAGATATGCGCGTAGATGAGTTCTTGATTTGGTGCGGCGAGATGCGTGGCATGTCGAAATCAGACGCTATGGCGCGGCTTCCAGGCGTGATCAAGACGTGTCAGCTCGAACCCGTCAAAGAACGCGTGATCCAAGAACTTTCGCACGGGTTTAAGAAGAGGGTCGGTATCGCTCAAGCCATCATCCACAAGCCAAAGCTCGTGATTTTGGACGAGCCTATTTCTGGCTTGGACCCTGTGCAAATTGTGGAAATGCGCGAAGTTCTAAAAAGCCTGAAAACTGAATGTACGGTGCTCGTGAGCTCCCATATTTTGTCTGAGATCTCTCAGACTTGCGACCGAATTTTGGTGCTTCATCAGGGCAAGATTGTGGCTGATGGCACCGAGGTTGAGCTTCGTGGGAAAATGGAGGCAAACACATCGTTTGAGGTCATCCTGCGGGCTACCCGTGAAGATGTCGACAAGGTCCTGAGCGAGTTTGCGGAGTTGAAGGTCATTGAAAGTCAGGTTTTGGAAGACGGACTTTTGCGGATGCTCCTTGGATCTGACCAGGATAGACGAGAAGAAGTGATCAAGGCGCTCGTGACCTCGGATATCGGCGTGCGAATGGTCAAAGATGCGGCGAGCACTGAGCTCGAAAGCGTCTTCCTCGGACTTACAAAGGAGGCAGCATGA
- a CDS encoding Gldg family protein, which yields MSASLLVYLFGMGSVFAGERLLSAYPARWAVDALGIVALVLALYLRANARKGANGTLRDAHGRLLAFSAVGIASLVLYALSTRDFTSLLGLSDSVEIKWRGVMGVAWPLVWLGATLPLITLDRAVDQSPVMMPKRRLEQATLNGLIAALGFALVFPVNYVASRHTKAWDYSYFKTSQAGTATQSIVNSLKSKVEVVVFQPTSSEVTPELLRYFEALEGPNLSVSVVDQAANPKLAQELRVRNNGTIALSVKAEEKEADAKVQFVEVGTELKRARANLKKLDQEVHKALLILSRGELRAYITEGHGELSWDRAEPENRRISGFKQVLEYSGFRVSNLGMKDGLGEEVPEDAALVAILGPTRPFLQAEIDALKRYVDRGGSLFVALEPMQPDGLVTSVGLEPLLETLGIRQEEGVLVSDQQVVQVTGGKLDRLNITTGSFSTHESTAVLATSPSGMLFSRASSLAPIPNSKANAVATVRTSAQTWLESDGNLDFNADAKETRLARPLVMASSQSSSGHRAVITGDATMLSDFAIIARGNQQFLLDSLGWLSKTEAYSGSTESEEDVRIQHTREGQAGWFYLTVLGFPLIVLMVGFIRVRRRGGRG from the coding sequence ATGAGTGCATCATTGCTAGTCTATCTTTTCGGAATGGGGTCGGTGTTTGCGGGTGAGCGTCTATTGAGTGCCTATCCAGCGCGCTGGGCCGTAGACGCGCTCGGCATAGTCGCGCTCGTGCTCGCCCTCTACCTGCGGGCAAACGCGAGAAAGGGAGCAAATGGCACGCTACGAGATGCGCATGGCAGGCTCCTGGCATTTAGCGCCGTAGGTATTGCGTCTCTGGTGCTCTATGCGCTTTCAACTCGTGACTTTACGTCGTTGCTCGGCCTCTCAGACAGTGTGGAGATCAAATGGCGCGGAGTTATGGGTGTGGCGTGGCCACTGGTCTGGCTTGGAGCCACGTTACCTCTCATCACGTTGGATAGAGCGGTGGACCAGAGCCCGGTCATGATGCCAAAGAGGCGTCTTGAACAGGCGACTTTGAACGGCCTTATCGCTGCTCTTGGCTTTGCCCTCGTTTTCCCCGTGAACTACGTCGCGTCTCGGCATACCAAGGCGTGGGACTACTCGTATTTCAAGACATCACAAGCAGGCACTGCCACTCAGTCGATTGTAAACTCTTTGAAATCCAAAGTGGAAGTGGTGGTCTTCCAACCTACGAGTTCCGAAGTGACACCGGAGCTATTGAGATACTTCGAGGCTTTGGAAGGGCCGAATCTAAGCGTCTCAGTGGTCGACCAGGCAGCAAATCCGAAGCTCGCACAGGAATTGCGGGTTAGGAACAATGGAACGATAGCCTTGAGCGTCAAGGCCGAAGAGAAAGAGGCCGACGCCAAGGTCCAGTTCGTGGAAGTTGGAACCGAGCTCAAGAGAGCGCGGGCGAACCTCAAAAAGCTCGACCAAGAGGTCCACAAGGCCCTCTTGATTCTGTCGCGCGGGGAGCTTCGAGCCTACATCACGGAAGGTCACGGCGAACTGAGTTGGGACCGCGCTGAGCCTGAGAACCGCCGAATCAGCGGATTCAAACAAGTCCTCGAATACTCGGGATTTCGGGTTTCGAATCTCGGCATGAAGGACGGACTCGGAGAGGAAGTTCCTGAAGATGCGGCCCTGGTGGCCATTCTCGGCCCAACTCGACCCTTCCTGCAGGCTGAGATCGATGCCCTGAAGCGCTACGTCGACCGAGGTGGCTCTTTGTTTGTGGCTCTTGAGCCGATGCAGCCGGACGGACTCGTCACGAGCGTGGGGCTCGAACCATTGCTCGAAACTTTGGGTATCAGGCAGGAAGAAGGGGTGTTGGTCAGCGATCAGCAAGTCGTCCAGGTCACCGGAGGAAAGCTAGATCGGCTCAATATCACCACGGGGTCTTTCAGCACGCACGAGTCCACCGCAGTGCTCGCGACATCACCCTCGGGCATGCTTTTCTCTCGGGCGAGCAGCCTTGCGCCGATTCCGAACTCCAAGGCCAACGCCGTGGCTACCGTGAGAACCAGCGCTCAAACATGGCTTGAGTCCGACGGCAATCTCGACTTCAACGCGGACGCCAAAGAGACGCGTCTCGCAAGACCACTCGTGATGGCTTCGAGCCAGTCTTCTTCAGGGCATCGGGCAGTTATTACCGGTGACGCGACCATGCTCAGCGATTTTGCAATCATCGCGCGAGGTAATCAGCAATTCCTTTTGGATTCGCTCGGATGGCTTTCGAAGACGGAGGCGTATTCTGGAAGTACCGAGTCCGAAGAAGATGTTCGGATTCAACACACCCGTGAAGGGCAAGCAGGCTGGTTCTATCTCACCGTGCTTGGGTTTCCACTTATCGTTTTGATGGTTGGCTTCATTCGTGTGCGACGTCGAGGAGGTAGGGGATGA
- a CDS encoding ketopantoate reductase family protein: MLKVQHPKVLVIGAGAVGQVYGYHMTRGGAEVSVLVKPKYRDEALGGWSLKQHRLFGMSQKSYRWVPHQVFTSLREAKGIWHQVWLAVPSPALSEPWIQDLQHCVGDATVVLLTPGINDFQILAEHYPANKIVSGMISMVSYAAPLPGQNLDKCTAYFFPPFSPSPFQGPSERATSAAEFLQRGGCPASVVKDARIQGALASSIMMPMIVGLEQEGWELKRFLNSATFDLSLAAATQALAIVKREFALQSTKIERLINPKLLKFGLSMAPVFAPFPLEPYLQVHFTKVRSQTDQMMQRYIMLSERHDLPAAKITSLYAQWRRGEVAASLSQSFPAITSADSSLAIGVVSAVGLDEETEP; encoded by the coding sequence ATGCTTAAGGTTCAACACCCCAAAGTGCTGGTGATCGGTGCAGGGGCCGTCGGACAGGTCTACGGATACCACATGACTCGCGGTGGAGCCGAGGTCAGTGTCCTCGTTAAGCCCAAATATCGAGACGAGGCACTCGGGGGCTGGTCACTCAAGCAGCACCGCCTCTTTGGCATGTCCCAGAAGAGTTACCGTTGGGTGCCGCATCAGGTCTTCACATCGCTACGGGAAGCCAAGGGCATCTGGCATCAGGTATGGCTGGCCGTTCCTTCTCCAGCACTATCCGAGCCGTGGATTCAGGACCTCCAACATTGTGTGGGTGATGCTACGGTGGTGCTTTTGACCCCGGGAATCAACGACTTTCAGATTCTGGCCGAGCACTATCCGGCCAACAAAATCGTCTCGGGGATGATCTCGATGGTAAGCTACGCAGCCCCCCTACCCGGTCAAAATCTGGACAAGTGTACGGCATATTTCTTTCCGCCCTTCTCCCCTTCTCCCTTTCAAGGGCCGTCAGAAAGAGCAACCTCGGCAGCGGAGTTCTTACAACGGGGCGGCTGTCCTGCTTCGGTGGTCAAAGACGCACGCATCCAAGGCGCCTTGGCATCGTCGATCATGATGCCCATGATTGTAGGGCTCGAGCAGGAGGGCTGGGAGCTCAAGCGCTTCTTAAATTCGGCAACTTTTGACCTCTCTTTAGCGGCTGCAACACAGGCGCTGGCCATCGTGAAACGAGAGTTTGCGCTACAATCCACCAAAATCGAGCGCCTCATCAATCCAAAGCTCCTGAAATTCGGCCTGAGTATGGCGCCGGTCTTTGCACCGTTTCCTCTTGAGCCCTACCTTCAGGTTCATTTCACAAAGGTTCGAAGCCAAACCGACCAGATGATGCAGCGCTACATCATGCTCAGCGAAAGGCACGACTTGCCCGCGGCGAAGATTACGTCGCTCTATGCTCAGTGGCGCCGAGGCGAAGTTGCTGCGTCTCTTTCTCAGTCGTTTCCAGCCATCACGTCCGCCGACTCTTCGTTGGCGATTGGGGTTGTGAGTGCGGTAGGCCTTGATGAAGAGACAGAGCCGTGA
- a CDS encoding DUF4340 domain-containing protein — MKRTAIIYSILLVAALSAAWVSWTWEDDESRQTGVLLADLDEKSWQEIRYEEKDYRVVLTRKNDDAGEYVWVESLRETEGEESKSLSFTAGTSVEPVVSNLAPFMASREIEASDELLEEFGLKPAQAKLVLKGSKTYEFEVGKEGYGHRDYYVRDVGTSKVYLVSGAALRPLVRAEERLPERRLVETESWDIEKIEIGEPAKVFEHRNREDRTASFWARAGSEERETSAQAWIDKFLRMRSTSSIAKAPQGMETALKVRVHAGKKVSDIELFRHAGEKESWYAKSTLTRGLVELPMALASDLVQDLKTLEEPVQ; from the coding sequence ATGAAACGAACGGCCATTATTTATTCGATATTGCTTGTGGCCGCGCTCTCAGCCGCCTGGGTCAGTTGGACTTGGGAAGATGATGAGTCGCGGCAGACCGGCGTGCTCCTTGCCGATCTTGACGAAAAGTCTTGGCAGGAAATCCGCTATGAGGAGAAGGACTATCGGGTCGTGTTGACCCGAAAAAATGACGATGCCGGTGAGTATGTTTGGGTCGAGTCTCTCAGGGAAACTGAGGGAGAAGAGTCAAAGTCGCTTTCATTTACGGCCGGAACATCGGTAGAGCCCGTGGTTTCTAATCTGGCTCCGTTTATGGCCTCTCGAGAGATCGAGGCTAGCGACGAGCTTCTTGAGGAATTCGGTCTTAAACCTGCTCAAGCAAAACTCGTATTGAAGGGCAGCAAAACCTACGAGTTTGAGGTTGGAAAAGAAGGTTATGGGCATCGTGATTACTACGTGCGCGACGTGGGTACTTCCAAGGTCTATCTAGTGTCTGGAGCCGCCCTCAGGCCGTTGGTGCGCGCGGAGGAGCGACTTCCTGAGAGACGTCTCGTTGAGACCGAGAGCTGGGACATTGAAAAGATTGAAATCGGAGAGCCTGCGAAAGTCTTCGAGCACCGAAATCGCGAGGACAGAACCGCTTCCTTCTGGGCGCGTGCTGGCTCGGAAGAGCGTGAGACGAGTGCACAAGCGTGGATCGATAAGTTCTTAAGAATGCGCTCTACGAGCTCCATCGCCAAGGCCCCTCAAGGCATGGAAACCGCGCTCAAAGTTCGCGTTCACGCGGGCAAGAAAGTCTCCGATATTGAGCTCTTTCGGCACGCAGGTGAAAAGGAGAGTTGGTATGCTAAGAGCACGTTGACTCGAGGTCTTGTCGAGCTTCCTATGGCTTTGGCCAGCGATCTGGTACAAGACCTCAAGACTCTTGAAGAGCCAGTTCAGTGA
- a CDS encoding bifunctional riboflavin kinase/FAD synthetase produces MQRAVAIGNFDGVHLGHQRVLMRTLELSEEHGLLPSVLTFEPHPVKFFKPELPEFLLVSPEKKRETIQNFGVDVVFRKFDEAFSKLSPHEFVSEVLHKELNAKVVLVGDGFRYGSKRSGDVATLKRDCSEFGIEVEITEPVELHGEIVSSSRVRKAFRAGQIKDVTELMGRPHRTLGCVEHGDGIGHQLGFPTANVRVEGAILPAPGIYATYFYEGGRAWKAATYVGERPTFNGRDMRVESFVLDEDSLELYGEDVIVEWIDWIRGDKAFESAEALVEQMKIDVENARRALSLT; encoded by the coding sequence ATGCAAAGAGCAGTTGCGATAGGGAATTTTGACGGGGTACATCTCGGGCATCAACGTGTACTCATGCGTACCTTGGAGCTTTCGGAGGAGCACGGCTTACTCCCGTCGGTGCTGACGTTTGAGCCGCATCCTGTAAAGTTTTTTAAGCCCGAACTCCCCGAATTCTTGCTGGTTTCTCCGGAGAAGAAGCGCGAAACGATTCAAAATTTTGGTGTCGATGTCGTTTTCAGGAAATTTGATGAGGCATTCTCGAAGTTAAGCCCGCACGAATTTGTATCGGAAGTCCTCCACAAAGAGCTGAACGCCAAGGTTGTTCTTGTGGGAGATGGGTTTCGATACGGGTCGAAGAGAAGCGGTGACGTGGCGACTTTGAAGAGAGATTGTTCCGAGTTTGGCATTGAAGTTGAGATCACCGAGCCGGTGGAACTCCACGGTGAAATCGTGAGTTCTTCGCGGGTGCGAAAGGCATTTCGTGCGGGACAGATTAAGGATGTCACCGAGTTGATGGGCAGGCCGCACCGGACATTGGGTTGCGTGGAACACGGAGATGGCATTGGCCATCAGCTCGGTTTCCCGACGGCCAATGTGCGAGTAGAGGGAGCAATCTTGCCCGCGCCAGGCATCTACGCCACCTATTTCTACGAGGGTGGCAGGGCTTGGAAGGCCGCGACCTATGTGGGTGAGAGGCCGACTTTCAACGGTCGAGACATGCGCGTGGAGTCCTTTGTTTTGGACGAAGATTCGTTGGAACTCTATGGCGAAGACGTCATCGTTGAGTGGATAGATTGGATTCGTGGCGACAAGGCATTTGAAAGTGCCGAGGCGCTCGTTGAACAAATGAAGATTGATGTAGAGAACGCAAGGCGGGCATTGTCCCTGACTTGA
- a CDS encoding B12-binding domain-containing radical SAM protein, producing MTHPIVLATLNSKYIHASFGLRYLKANLGDLESECALKEFTIQERPVDIVEQILAEQPKIVGFGVYIWNSTQTEAVIRILKLVAPEILIVIGGPEVSYEWEEQSIVEAADVLIKGEGEVLFREVCEDYLKRGEVSASVFSAPVLEVDQLASPYRLYSDEDLANRVLYVEASRGCPFKCEYCLSSLDKSVRAFDLDQFLAEMDQLLARGATQFKFVDRTFNLKIDTSQRILSFFLERWKPGIFVHFEMVPDRLPDQLREVIAQFPEGVLQFEVGIQTFNPEVSKLISRRQNLDRLEDNLNWLRSTGVHVHADLIAGLPGESLESFGKGFERLVALGPQEVQVGILKRLRGTPISRHTEEFGMVYDSVIPYEILKTSELSFADLQDIKRFARYWDLVGNSGNFPNTLPLLLGEKPFENFWTFAAWLWETTGQTHKIALKRLFEFLWDYLSERHSDVDEVGLSLLRDWRGGGRRDMLNPLRPWDEQVDLVEKTRTELPERQSRHVREESRNSA from the coding sequence GTGACCCACCCAATCGTTCTTGCCACTCTAAACTCCAAGTATATTCACGCGTCTTTTGGACTTCGCTATCTGAAGGCGAATCTCGGAGACCTTGAGTCGGAATGCGCTCTCAAGGAATTCACGATTCAGGAACGCCCCGTGGATATCGTGGAGCAGATTCTTGCGGAGCAACCAAAAATCGTGGGCTTTGGGGTCTACATCTGGAACTCCACTCAAACAGAGGCCGTGATCCGAATCCTGAAGCTCGTTGCTCCAGAGATTTTGATCGTTATCGGTGGCCCTGAGGTTAGCTACGAGTGGGAGGAGCAGTCGATCGTTGAGGCGGCGGATGTACTGATCAAGGGCGAGGGCGAGGTTCTCTTCAGAGAGGTTTGCGAGGATTATCTGAAACGAGGAGAAGTATCCGCCTCCGTGTTCAGCGCGCCAGTTCTCGAGGTAGACCAACTCGCCTCTCCTTATCGGCTCTATAGCGACGAAGACTTGGCCAACCGAGTTCTATATGTTGAGGCGTCGAGGGGTTGCCCCTTCAAATGCGAGTATTGCCTCTCTTCGCTCGACAAATCTGTTCGTGCGTTCGACCTCGACCAGTTTCTGGCAGAGATGGACCAACTTTTGGCCCGCGGCGCGACTCAGTTTAAGTTCGTGGATCGCACGTTCAATCTGAAGATTGATACCAGCCAGCGCATTCTGAGCTTCTTTTTGGAGCGCTGGAAACCCGGCATTTTTGTGCACTTTGAAATGGTACCAGACCGACTTCCAGATCAGTTGAGAGAGGTCATCGCTCAGTTCCCGGAAGGCGTCTTGCAGTTTGAAGTTGGTATCCAAACCTTCAATCCAGAGGTTTCCAAGTTGATCTCGAGGCGGCAGAACTTGGATAGGCTTGAGGACAATTTGAACTGGCTCAGGAGCACCGGGGTGCATGTTCACGCCGACCTCATCGCAGGTCTTCCGGGCGAGAGTTTGGAGTCGTTCGGGAAGGGGTTTGAACGCCTTGTCGCGCTGGGGCCTCAAGAGGTTCAGGTAGGCATTTTGAAGAGGCTTCGAGGAACGCCAATTTCGCGACATACCGAAGAATTTGGCATGGTCTACGACTCGGTCATTCCTTACGAGATCTTAAAAACTTCTGAGCTCTCTTTTGCCGACTTGCAGGATATCAAACGTTTTGCTCGGTATTGGGATTTGGTGGGGAATTCCGGCAATTTCCCAAATACTCTACCGCTGCTACTCGGCGAGAAACCTTTCGAAAACTTTTGGACTTTTGCAGCATGGCTTTGGGAAACCACCGGCCAGACTCACAAGATTGCTCTCAAGCGCCTCTTTGAGTTTCTTTGGGACTATTTATCCGAGCGCCATTCGGATGTGGACGAGGTCGGTCTCTCGCTTTTGCGCGATTGGAGAGGGGGAGGGCGCCGCGATATGCTCAACCCTTTGAGACCGTGGGACGAACAGGTAGACCTCGTTGAGAAGACCCGCACCGAGCTTCCAGAACGGCAAAGCCGACACGTTAGGGAGGAAAGCCGAAACTCAGCTTAA
- a CDS encoding tRNA1(Val) (adenine(37)-N6)-methyltransferase yields the protein MKRPAICNTNPVFRGWTKPGPIPEVPEVVELLEDETIDALCGHFRIFQLRDGHRFSADDILVAWYGTSCAPSVRNVLDLGSGIGTVAMTAAWRLPHARFTTIEAQTRSIELARRSVAYNGLEGRFDLRCGDFRDPEVLPAEETFDLILGSPPYWPATDGVVSEHPQKAACRFEMRGDIADYARVAHSHLNPGGLFACVFPSDQRQRALEAAHSADFHPVRYKPVFFDERKPPRIDLWAMHRKEDLPGDFPPPWEEEPIIIRAADGSIHPMYSALKLSFGFPP from the coding sequence GTGAAACGCCCAGCGATTTGCAACACAAATCCAGTCTTTAGAGGGTGGACAAAGCCAGGCCCTATCCCAGAGGTCCCGGAAGTCGTTGAGCTTCTAGAGGACGAGACCATCGACGCGCTCTGTGGCCATTTTCGTATTTTCCAACTTCGAGACGGCCATCGATTTTCGGCCGACGATATCTTGGTGGCCTGGTATGGGACATCCTGTGCCCCGAGTGTAAGAAACGTTCTCGATCTAGGAAGTGGGATCGGCACCGTTGCTATGACGGCGGCCTGGAGGCTACCACACGCGCGTTTTACCACGATTGAAGCTCAGACTCGGTCTATCGAACTCGCGCGCCGCTCTGTGGCCTATAACGGCCTTGAAGGTCGATTTGATTTGAGGTGCGGCGATTTCAGAGACCCCGAAGTCTTGCCCGCTGAAGAGACCTTTGACTTGATTCTCGGAAGCCCGCCGTACTGGCCAGCTACAGATGGCGTGGTCTCTGAACACCCGCAAAAAGCAGCGTGTCGGTTCGAGATGCGAGGAGATATCGCTGACTATGCACGAGTGGCGCACAGTCATTTGAATCCAGGCGGGCTCTTCGCCTGTGTTTTTCCAAGCGATCAACGCCAACGAGCGCTAGAGGCCGCTCACTCGGCAGATTTCCATCCCGTCAGATACAAACCCGTCTTCTTCGACGAGCGAAAGCCGCCAAGAATCGATCTTTGGGCGATGCATCGAAAAGAAGATTTGCCGGGTGATTTTCCACCACCGTGGGAAGAAGAGCCGATCATCATTCGCGCTGCTGACGGGAGCATTCACCCCATGTACAGCGCGCTTAAGCTGAGTTTCGGCTTTCCTCCCTAA
- a CDS encoding ABC transporter permease, with protein sequence MRGIWLVARRELYTYLNSMWGYIVVAVILVINGLLFNAFAMSDRARLSFEVLRDFFYFSFGTTVIASILLTMRLIAEEKQTNTIVLLDSSPITDWQVVLGKYLSSMAVLGTLIVSTAYMPALIFVNGKVSVGHIFAGYLGLLMVGSATVAIGTFASTLSKSQLVSAVIGGVITVFLLVSWLLAKLTDPPLNAILSYLSLFDRHFRTTFMEGRIESADLVFFGSVTFVFLMLATRVFESRRWA encoded by the coding sequence ATGAGAGGGATTTGGCTCGTAGCCAGACGAGAGCTCTACACCTACCTGAATTCGATGTGGGGCTATATCGTCGTGGCGGTAATCTTGGTGATCAATGGGCTTTTGTTCAACGCCTTTGCGATGTCGGACCGCGCTCGTCTGAGCTTTGAGGTTCTCAGGGATTTCTTTTACTTCTCATTCGGAACCACGGTCATCGCGTCTATTTTGCTCACGATGCGGCTTATCGCAGAAGAGAAACAAACCAACACCATTGTACTTTTGGACAGCTCTCCGATCACCGATTGGCAAGTCGTATTGGGAAAGTACCTTAGCTCAATGGCCGTGCTTGGAACGTTGATCGTGTCTACGGCCTACATGCCTGCGCTGATCTTCGTGAACGGAAAGGTCTCGGTTGGGCATATCTTCGCGGGTTATCTCGGACTTCTAATGGTGGGGTCGGCCACGGTGGCGATCGGAACCTTTGCCTCAACTCTTTCAAAATCGCAGCTGGTATCGGCGGTAATCGGCGGCGTCATCACTGTATTCTTGCTGGTGTCTTGGCTGCTGGCAAAGCTAACCGATCCCCCGCTGAATGCGATTCTCTCGTATCTAAGTCTCTTTGACCGGCACTTCCGCACCACGTTCATGGAAGGTCGGATCGAGAGCGCCGATTTGGTGTTCTTTGGCAGTGTCACCTTTGTCTTTCTGATGCTGGCGACTCGTGTGTTTGAGTCGAGGAGGTGGGCATGA